A part of Procambarus clarkii isolate CNS0578487 chromosome 21, FALCON_Pclarkii_2.0, whole genome shotgun sequence genomic DNA contains:
- the LOC138367239 gene encoding M protein, serotype 6-like — MASEHNDMTSEHNDMTSEHNDMTSEHNDMTSEHNDMASVHNDMASEHNDMTSEHNDMTSEHNDMTSEHNDMTSEHNDMTAEHNDMTSEHNDMTSENNDMTSEHNDMTSEHNDMTSEHNDMTAEHNDMTSEHNDILPTILR, encoded by the coding sequence ATGGCCTCTGAGCACAATGACATGACCTCTGAGCACAATGACATGACCTCTGAGCACAATGACATGACCTCTGAGCACAATGACATGACCTCTGAGCACAATGACATGGCCTCTGTGCACAATGACATGGCCTCTGAGCACAATGACATGACCTCTGAGCACAATGACATGACCTCTGAGCACAATGACATGACCTCTGAGCACAATGACATGACCTCTGAGCACAATGATATGACCGCTGAGCACAATGACATGACCTCTGAGCACAATGACATGACCTCTGAGAACAATGACATGACCTCTGAGCACAATGACATGACCTCTGAGCACAATGACATGACCTCTGAGCACAATGATATGACCGCTGAGCACAATGACATGACCTCTGAGCACAATGACATATTACCGACAATACTCAGGTAA